The genomic region GAGGGGCAAATAAGACATTTCAGTTCAATATGCTATAGTTATTGGTAAACCTTTTGAAAGTTCAGGGGCACCTCTCCCCCAATAGAAGTCATGAAAGTAAACAATTTTACATGGAATTATCTGAATCAGTCCAATTTTGTGTTTGACTGGAGCTAAGGTTACTTGAAATGGCGTCAGTGTGTACACACGTGACCAAAAACAAGCCAGCCCAAACCATCTAGACAAACAATgttacaataaatttcacaaatattATATTCATCCTTAACAACTTGCAATACAAATATATACCAACAACAATTAACTTACAATTTCTAGTGTGGCTAAATTGTCCTTGTTGTCAAACGGGAAACAACTAAAACCATACTTATTTGAAGTTCTCTatgaggagagaaaaataatatcaaCAACGTAAAATGAAACCAAGCCCTAATTTAAAGTAGAATATGCATCTCCATCACCTCATGAAGCATTGAGgactttattttttgggtactaagaaaattttttatcctTTCTAAATGGAAAATTATCCATTAGAGGAATTCATCATGAAGACCAGAAGATGTATAGTATAACCCTTCAAGTGTCTCCCTCTTTGTGGTTACTTTTGCTGATGGTTGGTACAAAATTACATTATGGAGCAAGAAGGCGTGTCATGCTCATATCCGCTCAGTTCATCTTTTTTCtcatcttccttttcttctttcttctcttctgcAATGCTTAATATGCTTGCATGCCCTACTTTCTTCCTTAGTAACGTTACAAGTTTAACGGTATCGATCCGCTCGCCTTTTACCTCTATTTGGTCCCTGTGCCCTATTATAGCTGCTGATTGCACTCCTGCAAGTGTCACATGCACCAACAAATTAATTAACAGCTATAATAAATAGGTTCAAGTGGTGTTAATATGTAGTGTTACGAATTTTGTAATACAATACAACGTGGGTTTTGTTACCTGAAAGGCCAATTGCAATCCTCATGGCTTTTTTGAGACATTTGTCGCATTTTACATCAACTGCAATCTGCAATAACTTGGTTCGAGCATTATTGACGCCTTTGAAGAGCACCAGGATCGCTA from Castanea sativa cultivar Marrone di Chiusa Pesio chromosome 11, ASM4071231v1 harbors:
- the LOC142617635 gene encoding uncharacterized protein LOC142617635, with the translated sequence MSRRLVDTIRRKRSQLLVESVSIESIFPPYSSDTESGSSSESNELCPRLSCSIDEIFPPARSPSQSDSSGNYEEIFPTDHFISTSSRCTFGEPQKVAILVLFKGVNNARTKLLQIAVDVKCDKCLKKAMRIAIGLSGVQSAAIIGHRDQIEVKGERIDTVKLVTLLRKKVGHASILSIAEEKKEEKEDEKKDELSGYEHDTPSCSIM